In Oryza sativa Japonica Group chromosome 3, ASM3414082v1, one DNA window encodes the following:
- the LOC107277078 gene encoding transcription factor bHLH57, with protein sequence MERMQLQGPIGSLWAAAAAADQAAASAGAGQMPFLALLHGAMEADGGGGGDGRKRHAAAAAFASCCPCPPVADLDLLESCVTQAAAPPVTAPATRAERRRKRPRPRPRAAPPPEKRKKPEEAENQRMTHIAVERNRRRLMNDHLASLRSLIPSNYIPRGDQATVVGGAIDYVKQLEQQLVALQAAAAERSGVGVVAAAATAASDGVFVSPQYTSYSEARGGSGVDVEATAAVGGHVRVRVAGRRWTGRLVRAVAAMEDLRLTVLHLAVTSVGHDAVVYCFNLKMEEGCEMATADEVATVVHQIFAYAGACC encoded by the exons ATGGAGAGGATGCAGCTGCAAGGGCCCATCGGCTCGCTG tgggcggcggcggcggcggcggaccagGCGGCCGCCAGCGCCGGCGCTGGTCAGATGCCGTTTCTCGCGCTGCTCCACGGCGCCATGGaagcagacggcggcggcggcggcgacgggaggaagaggcacgccgccgccgccgccttcgcgtcgTGCTGCCCCTGTCCACCGGTCGCCGACCTCGACCTGCTCGAGAGCTGCGtcacgcaggcggcggcgccccccgTCACGGCTCCGGCGACCagggcggagcggaggaggaagaggccgaggccgcgcccgcgcgccgcgccgccgccggagaagcgCAAGAAGCCCGAGGAGGCCGAGAACCAGCGGATGACGCACATCGCCGTGGagcgcaaccgccgccgcctcatgaACGACCACCTCGCCTCCCTCCGATCGCTCATCCCCTCCAACTACATCCCTCGA GGTGACCAGGCGACGGTGGTGGGCGGGGCGATCGACTACGTGAAGCAGCTGGAGCAGCAGCTGGTGGcgctgcaggcggcggcggcggagcggagcggcgtcggcgtggtggcggcggcggccaccgcggcgtCGGACGGCGTGTTCGTGTCCCCGCAGTACACGAGCTACTCCGaagcgcgcggcggcagcggcgtcgacGTGGAGGCGACGGCCGCGGTGGGGGGGCACGTGCGGGTGCGCGTTGCCGGCAGGCGGTGGACCGGGCGGCTcgtgcgcgccgtcgccgccatggagGACCTCCGCCTCACCGTGCTGCACCTCGCCGTCACCTCCGTCGGACATGACGCCGTCGTCTACTGCTTCAACCTCAAG ATGGAGGAAGGATGCGagatggcgacggcggacgaggtggcgacggtggtgcaCCAGATCTTCGCGTACGCCGGAGCATGCTGCTGA